A window of Massilia sp. NR 4-1 genomic DNA:
GCGCGGCCAATCTGCCTTATCTCTCGGACGGCATGTGGTTCATGACCCAGTTCCGCCGCTGGGGTCTGCTCAAGACAGAACCCGATTACCTCGCCGTGGCGCAGTCGGTGCAGCGCTTGGCGCTCTACCGTGAGGCGGCCGAGATGGCCGAAGTGGCAGCGCCCATGGCCATGCTGCGCTGCTCAACGCTGATGGACGGCACAGTGTGGGACGGCAGCGATCCGGCGCGCTACGCGGCCAGTTTCCCTTTGAGTGCCGCCTGAACGGCATGCGTGCTCGGCAACGCTGCGCTGCACCATTTATGGGCAGGCCTGCACCGCGATAAGTCATTCCAGCCGCCGAAAGCGTCACCGCTGTAGCGGAAAAATCGCAGCCTCCCTCTGAAAGCACGCTCGTTCGCTGCTGGCACGGCTTTTGCAGAGAGGTAGGCAAGGGTCAATGGCGATCCTCCCCAACATATGCGCCGGTCCAACGAAGGACCGGCAGGACAACGGCGTCCGCCCGGTAAGGTTTTTTGACCTGCTGCGCGGACGCCTTTTTGTTTTCTGAACAGGGATAAAAAAATGGCCAGCAAAGCAAGCAGCATCGACCTCTTCACCTTCCACACGCCGCAAATGCGCGCCTTCCATCTGACCTGGATGGCCTTCTTCATCTGCTTCTTCGCGTGGTTTGCCTGCGCGCCGCTGATGCCCGTCATCAAAGGCGAATTCGGGCTGACGCCGGCGCAGATCGCCAATATCAATATCGCCGCCGTCGCCATCACCATCGTCGTGCGCCTATTGGTCGGCCCGCTGTGCGACCGTTATGGCCCGCGCAAAACCTATACGGGCTTGCTGCTGCTGGGTTCCATCCCCGTGCTGGGCGTGGCGGCGGCGCAGACGTATGAAGGCTTCCTCTTCTTCCGCCTGCTGATCGGTGCAGTGGGCGCCAGCTTCGTCATCACCCAGTACCACACCTCGGTGATGTTCGCGCCGCGCATCGTCGGCACCGCCAATGCGGCGGCAGCAGGCTGGGGCAACGCAGGTGGCGGCGTGGCGCAGGCGCTGATGCCGCTACTGATGGCGGCCCTCGTCATGCTGGGCGTGAACGAGACCATGGGCTGGCGCGCCGCACTGATCGTTCCGGGCTTGCTGATGCTGCTCATGGCCTTCGTCTACTACCGCTTTACGCAGGACTGCCCGGAAGGGAACTACGCCGAACTGCGCGCCGCTGGCGTGGAACTGGAAAGCGGCAAGAAGGGCGGCTGGGCCAGTTTCCGCCTGGCCGCGTCGAACTACCGCGTGTGGCTGCTGTTCGTGACTTATGGCGCCTGCTTTGGCGTGGAAATCTTCATCCACAACATCGCCGCGGTGTATTACGTCGACCACTTCAAGCTCTCGCTGAAAGAGGCGGGTATGGCGGCGGGTAGCTTCGGCCTGCTGGCGCTGTTTGCGCGTGCCCTTGGTGGCTGGCTGTCGGACAAGGCAGCTCTGCGCGGTAGCTTGAATAGCCGCGTCACCCTGCTGTTCGTGATGATGATCGGCGAAGGCGCGGGCTTGTTGTGGTTCTCGCATGCGGAGAGCGTGGCCTTCGCCGTGATCGCCATGCTGATCTTTGGCCTGTTCACCCATATGGCTTGCGGTGCCACATACGCGCTGGTGCCTTTCGTGGACAAGCGTGCCCTGGGCGGCGTGGCCGGCATCATCGGCGCGGGCGGCAATGTGGGGGCGGTGGCAGCCGGCTTCCTGATGAAAGGGCTGGGCGATACCCAGCAGACGCTGAGCATCCTGGGCCTGCTGGTCGCCGCCTCGGCCCTGTGCGCGATCGCCGCCCGCTTCGGTGCAGCGGCGGAAGAACCGGTCATCGCCAAGGCCGCAGCTTAAGGAGAATGGAATGAAAATCGTCGTCATCGGCCATGGCATGGTCGGCCACAAATTCCTGGAATGCCTGGCGGAGAGCGGTGTGCAGCAGCTGGACGTGACCGTGCTGTGCGAGGAGCCGCGTCCGGCGTACGACCGCGTGCACCTGTCCGAGTTCTTTGCCGGGAAAAGCGCCGAGGATCTGTCGCTGGTCAAGCCTGGCTTCTTCGAACGCAAGGACATGGTGCTCAAGCTGAACGCGCGCGCCGTTGCCGTGGACCGCGAAGCCAGGACGGTGACGACGAACGGCGGCGAAACGCTGGCTTACGATAAGCTGGTCTTCGCTACCGGTTCCTTCCCCTTCGTGCCGCCGTTGCCGGGCAAGGAACGCAGGGACTGCTTTGTCTACCGCACCATCGAGGATCTGGAAGCGATGCTGGAATGCGGCCAGCGCTCGCGTAGCGGCGTGGTGATCGGCGGTGGCCTGCTTGGCCTGGAGTGCGCCAAGGCCTTGCGCGATATGCGGCTGGAAACCCATGTGGTCGAATTCGCGCCGCGCCTGATGGCGGTGCAGGTGGACGATGGCGGCGGCCGCATCCTGCGCAGCCGCATCGAGGAGCTGGGTGTGACCGTCCATACCGGCAAGAACACGCTGGAGATTGTCGATGGCGAGAACGGCACGCACCGTATGAACTTCGCCGACGGCAGCCATCTCGACACCGATATGATCGTTTTCTCGGCGGGCATCCGTCCGCGCGACTATCTGGCCCGCGCATGCGGCCTGGAGATCGGCGCGCGCGGCGGCATCGCCATCGATGACGCCTGCCTGACTTCCGATCCGGATGTGTATGCGATTGGCGAGTGCGCGCAGTGGAGCGGCCAGGTCTTTGGCCTGGTCGCCCCCGGCTACGATATGGCGCGCGTGGCGGCGCGGCATATCGCCGGCCAGCAGGCGGTTTTCTCCGGCGCGGATATGAGCACCAAATTGAAACTGATGGGCGTGGATGTGGCCAGCATCGGCGACCCGCACGGCAAGCACGAAGGCTGCCGCAGCTACCAGTTCACCGACGAGCGCAGGCAGGTGTACAAGAAAATCGTGGTTTCCGATTGCGGCAAATACCTGCTGGGCGGCGTGCTGGTGGGCGATGCGGGCGAATACGGCTCGCTGCTGCAGATGATGCTGAACAAGATCGAGTTGCCGGAAGCGCCCGAATTCCTGATCTTGCCGCAATCCGATGGCAAGGCCAAGCCGGGCCTGGGTGTGGAAGCCTTGCCCGCAGCAGCGCAAATCTGCTCCTGCAACGATGTGTCGAAAGGCGCGCTATGCGAGGCGGTGGCGGGCGGCGCCACCAGCATCGGCGCGCTGAAGAAATGCACCGGTGCCGGCACTTCCTGCGGCGGCTGCGTGCCGCTGGTGACGCAGATCATGAAGGCCGAGATGAAGAAGCTGGGCATGGACGTGAACAACCACGTCTGCGAACATTTCGCCTACTCGCGCCAGGAACTGTTCCACCTGATCCGCGTCGGCCAGATCAAGACTTTCGATGCGCTGCTGGCCCAGCATGGCAAAGGTCTGGGCTGCGATATCTGCAAGCCGCTGGCTGCCTCCATCCTGGCCACCTGCTGGAACGATTTCGTGCTGAAGAAGGAACACGCCAGCCTGCAGGATTCAAACGACTACTTCCTCGGCAATATCCAGAAGGACGGCACTTACTCCGTGGTGCCGCGCATGCCCGGCGGCGAAGTCACGGCCGATGGCCTGATCGCGGTCGGCATGGTCGCCAAGAAGTATGGCCTGTACACCAAGATCACCGGTGGCCAGCGCGTTGACCTGTTCGGTGCGCGCGTCGAGCAGTTGCCTTCGATCTGGGAAGAGCTGATCGCGGCGGGCTTTGAAACCGGCCACGCCTACGGCAAATCGCTGCGCACCGTGAAATCCTGCGTCGGTTCCACCTGGTGCCGTTATGGCGTGGACGACAGCGTGGGCCTGGCAATCGAGCTGGAAAACCGTTACAAGGGCTTGCGTACGCCACACAAGATCAAGTTCGGCGTATCCGGCTGCACGCGCGAATGCGCCGAGGCGCAGGGCAAGGACGTCGGCATCATCGCCACCGAAAAAGGCTGGAACCTCTACGTTTGCGGCAACGGCGGCATGAAGCCGCGCCACGCCGAACTGTTCGCCGCCGACCTGGATAAGGCCACGCTGGTGCGCTATATCGACCGCTTCCTGATGTTCTACAGCCGCACCGCCGACCGCCTGCAGCGCACCAGCACCTGGCGCGAGAATCTGGAAGGCGGGCTGGATTATCTGAAGTCCGTGGTCATCGGCGACAAGCTGGGTATCGCCGCAGAGATGGAAGCCGATATGCAGCGCGTGGTCGATACCTATGCCTGCGAATGGAAAGAAGCCGTCACCAATCCTGAAACGCGCCAGCGCTTCCGCCACTTCGTCAACAGCGAGGAAAAAGACAATAACGTAGTCTTCATGGAGGAGCGTGGCCAGATCCGTCCCGCGACCATCGAAGAACGCAAACGCATCCCGATCATGAAGCAGGCTTGAACTGTCCCATAAAAGGAGAACGATATGCACCGCGATACCCAACCCGGAACCTGGACTGCCGTTTGCGCAGTGGAAGATATTGTGCCGAACACCGGCGTGTGCGCTTTGCTGCAAGGCGAGCAGGTGGCCGTGTTCCGCCTGAATGCCAGCGGCGAGCAGCGCGTTTTCGCCATCGGCAATTACGATCCGAACTCGGAGGCCTCGGTGTTGTCGCGTGGCCTGATCGGGAATATGGGCGAACGCATCGTGGTCGCTTCGCCCATCTACAAACACCATTTCGATCTGCAGACCGGCGAATGCGTGGAAGCGCCCCAGTATTCGGTGCCGACCTATCCGGCCCGCATCGATGGCGGAAAGGTCTGGGTCGGCGCATGAAACCCGCGCTGGTGGTGGTGGGCAACGGCATGGCCGGCATGCGCACGGTGGAGGAACTGCTGAAGTTCGATCCGCAGCACTACGACATTACCGTGTTCGGCGCCGAACCGCATGGCAATTACAACCGCATCCTGCTCTCGCCTGTGCTGGCCGGTGAAAAGACGGTGGACGACATCATGCTCAATACCCGCGAATGGTACGAGCATCACGGCATCACTCTGCATGCTGGCGATCCCGTCGAACGCATCGACCGCAAGCGCCGCGTGGTGCGCGCCCGTTCCGGACGCGAAGTGCATTACGACCGCCTGCTGCTGGCCACCGGCTCCCGGCCTTTCATCATCCCGGTTCCGGGCCACCAGTTGCCGGGCGTGATCGCCTTCCGCGATATCCAGGACGTGGAAACCATGCTGGAAGCGGCGCGCAGTCATCGCCACGCCGTCGTCATCGGCGGCGGCTTGCTGGGACTGGAGGCGGCCAACGGCCTGCAGCGCCAGGGTATGGACGTGACCGTGGTGCATGTGACCGACGCGCTGATGAACCAGCAGCTCGACAAGCCCGCCGCCCAGTTGCTGCAAAAGGCGCTGGAAGGGAAGGGGTTGCGCTTCATGCTGGAAGCGCAGACCAGCGAGATTGTGGGCGAAGACCGGGTGCGTGCCGTGCGCTTCAAGGACGGCAGCGAGATTTCGGCCGATCTGGTGGTGATGGCGGCGGGCGTGCGTCCGAATATCGCATTGGCCCAGCAATGCGGCCTGCACTGCGAGCGCGCCATTGTGGTGGACGACACCTTGCAGACCTACGATCCGCGCGTGTATGCCGTGGGCGAATGCGTGCAGCACCGTAGCGCCACTTTCGGCCTGGTCGCGCCGATCTGGGAGCAGGCGCGCGTGTGCGCCGCCCATCTGGCCGGAGCGGGCCATCGCCGCTACGTGCAGCAGGCTTGTGCCACGCGGCTGAAAGTCACTGGCGTCGATCTGTATTCGGTGGGCGATTTCATCGGCGGCGAGGATAGCGAGGATCTGGTGCTGCGCGATGCCCGGCGCGGCGTCTACAAGCGCCTGGTCCTGCGCGGCAACCGCATTGCGGGCGCGGTGCTGTACGGTGACGTGCAGGACGGCCCCTGGTACTTCGATCTGATCCAGAAGCGCACCGATATCTCTTCGATGCGCAGCCATTTATTGTTTGGCCAGGCGCTGTGCGCCCAGGCCGCGTGAAGCGGGAATCATCGTGAACCTGTCCCAGGACCATTTGGCGGTACGCACCACATGCGCCTACTGCGGCGTGGGCTGCGGCGTGAAAGCGACGCCGCGCACCGACGGCGGCTTCGATATTGCGGGCGATGCCGATCATCCCGCCAATGCGGGACGTCTGTGCGTGAAAGGCTCGGCGCTGGGCGAAACCATCGGCCTGGAAGGACGCTTGCTTTATCCACATCTGCGCGAGCAAGGCGCGCTGCGCCGCGCGTCGTGGGACGAAGCATTGGGGCTGGTGGCGGACAAATGGCAGTCTATCATCGCCGAGCATGGGCCGGATGCGGTGGCTTTCTATGTCTCCGGCCAGCTGCTGACGGAAGACTACTACGTCGTCAATAAGCTGATGAAGGGCTATATCGGGAGCGCCAATATCGACACCAACTCGCGGCTGTGCATGTCGTCCGCCGTGGCGGCGCATAAGCGCGCCTTTGGCGAGGACGTGGTACCGGTCTGCTACGACGATCTGGAATTGGCCGATATGATTGTGCTGGTCGGTTCCAATGCGGCGTGGTGCCATCCGATTCTTTTCCAGCGCATCGCCCGCATCCGCGAGCAGCGCCCTGGCGTCAGGCTGGTGGTGATCGATCCGCGCCGTACTGCGACTTGCGAGCTGGCCGACCTGCATCTGCCGGTCAAACCGGGCACCGATGTATGGCTGTTCAACGGCCTGCTTAGCTACCTGGCCAAGCGCGGCGCGACCGATACGGCCTTCGTTGCGGCGCATACGCTCGGACTGGACGCAGCGCTGGCCGCCGCCGATCTTGAGCCGGAGGCGGTGGCCAAGGCCTGCAAACTGAATCTGGACGATCTGCTGGGCTTTTACGAATCCTTTGCCGCAACGGAGAAGGTGATTACCGGCTTTTCCATGGGCGTGAATCAATCCTCCGCAGGCACGGACAAGGCCAACAGCATCATCAACTGCCACCTGCTGGCGGGCCGCATCGGCAAGCCGGGCATGGGGCCGTTCTCCATCACCGGCCAGCCGAACGCCATGGGTGGCCGGGAAGTGGGCGGGCTGGCTAATATGCTGGCCGCCCATCTGGATATCGACAAAGCCGCACACCGTGAAGCCGTGCAGACTTTCTGGGCTGCGCCACGCATTGCCGACAAGCCGGGCCTGAAAGCGGTCGACCTGTTCCAGGCCATTGAAGCGGGCCGCGTCAAGGCGGTATGGATCATCGCCACCAATCCCATCGTTAGTCTGCCGGATGCGGACCAGGCGCGGCGCGCCCTGCAGAAATGCGAACTGGTGGTGGCGTCCGATATCGTGCGGGACACCGATACCAATGCCTTTGCCCATGTTCTGCTGCCCGCCCTGGGCTGGGGCGAGAAGGACGGCACCGTTACCAACTCCGAGCGCCGCATCTCGCGCCAGCGCGCTTTCCTACCGGCTCCCGGCGAAGCGCGCGCCGACTGGCGCATATTGTCGCAATTCGCGCAACGCATGAGGTATGCAGGATTCGACTACGAAAGCCCGCAGCAGATTTTCGCGGAGCACGCGCGCCTGACCGCCTTCCGCAATACGCCGGAGGAGCTGCCCCGCGTTCTGAATATCGGCGGCCTGGCCAAGCTCGATGCAGCCGCCTACGATGCGCTGGAACCGGTGCAATGGCCGCTGACAGCTGCGGGCGAATCGCCACGAGGCAGCGCCAGGCTGTTTGGCGACGGCCGTTTCTCGCATCCCGACGGCCGCGCGCGTTTCGTCGCCACCGTGCCGCGTCTTCCCGTCAACGAGCGCGACGAGGATTTCCCCTTTGTGCTGAACACCGGCCGCGTGCGCGACCAGTGGCATACGATGACGCGCACCGGCCGCGCGCCGAAGCTGTCCGAACATATTCCCGAATCCTTCGTCGATATGCACCCGCAGGATGCCTTGCTGAGCGGCGTGCGCGAAGGCGAACTGGCGCGTATCACGACGCAATGGGGCGCCATGGTGGCGCGGGTTCAGCACGGCGGCGGCATTGCGCGCGGCAGCGTCTTTATTCCTATCCACTGGAATGGGCGGACGGCGTCCGATGCCCGCGTCGGCGCGCTGGTGAATCCGGCCGTATGCCCGATTTCCGGCGAACCCGAATTCAAGCACACGCCGGTGCGCGTCGAGCGCTTCCCCGTGAAATGGCATGGCTTCATTCTGAGCCGCGCCGATGTGAATCTGGATAGCGTGGCGCATTGGACGCGCGCCCAGGGCAGGGGCTTTGCACGCTACGAGCTGGCTGGCCGCAACAGCATTGGAGATTTCGGTCCGTGGGCCAAGTCTTTGCTGGGTGTGGAAAGCGAAGATGCCGACTGGCTGGAATACGCCGACCGCAGCGAAGGCATGTATCGTGCCGTGCATATGGTCGACGACCGCATCGAGCAATGTATCTTTGTATCGTCGCGTCCGGATCTGCCGGCGCGCAGCTGGCTGGCGGGCTTGTTCGGCAAGGAGATGCTGGACGGTGCCGACCGCGCCGGCCTGCTCGCGGGCCGCGCCATCGCGCAGGGAGAGGATGCCGGTCCCACCGTCTGTTCCTGCTTCGGCGTGGGCCGCAATACGATTTGCGGGGCGATCCGCGAGAAGGATTTGAAATCGGTGGCGCAAGTCACGGCTTGCGTGAAGGCCGGCGGTAATTGCGGCTCCTGCGTGCCGGAGTTGAAAAAACTGCTGGCCGAAACCCTGGCCGAAGCCGCCGCCGAATCCTGATGCGGCTTAAGCCTTGGCTGCCTTGCGCTCGCGCCACGCCTCCCATGCTGCGCTGAGCAGGAAGATCGCGCAGCCGCCGAACAGCACGCCGGGCAGGGCGTTGATGCCCACGTTCTGCATCAGTGCACCGGTCAGCAATGGCCCGCCGGCGCTGGCCGCGCCCCAGCCCACATTCACCAGCGCGCTGGCGGTGGTCAGTGCGCCGCCGCTGAACCGCTCGCCGCAGGCGACCAGCGCCAGCATATAGATGGCGCCCGCCGCCGCGCCCAGCACCACCAGCACCGTCCACCACAGCCAGGGATGGCGCGCCGCCAGTGGTAGCAAGGGCAGCAGCAGGCAGACCGCAATGCCGCAAGCCACATGCACGCGCCAGCGGCCGAAATGGTCAGCCAGCCAGCCCATGGCGAATTGCAGCACGGTGTCGCCCACCAGCACCACGGTGGCCGAGAGCAGCGCCAGTTCCATGACTATGCCCTGGCGCATCGCATACACCGGCAGGAAGCTCAGAATCAGCGTGTCGAACAGGGCGAAGAAAGCCGCGCCCAGCAAAATCATCGGCATCTTCGGCAGCACGCTTTGCCAGCCGCTGTGCTCTTCTTCTTCCTCATCGGCGGCGGGATTGTCGCCGTTCAGCAGCGCCAGCCCAGGCAAGGCGCCGAGGAAGAGCAGGCCGCAGGCGGCGAAGCTGTATGCGATCTTGCCTTGCGCCGCCGCCACCAGCGCGGGACCGGTCAGCTGGAACAGCGTGAAGCTGGTGGCATAAATCGCCACCACGCGGCCGCGCGAATTGTCCGGCGCAATGCGGTTGACCCACGCTTCGCCCAGCGTGAACAGCACGCCCATCACGCCGCCGAAGAGGAAGCGCAGCACGCTCCAGGCATAGATATTGTCGGTGACCTGCATCAGCGCCGTCGTCAGCGCGGCAACCCAGACCGACGCGATCATCATGCGGCGCGGCCCGAAGCGCGCCACCCAGCCCGTCACAAAAGGCGCCGAGGCGAGAATGCCGAGCGCACTGATGGCCGTGACGATGCCGATGACATGCGTGCCCGCGCCGCGCTGGTCCAGCGTCAAGGCGGTAAGAGGAATCGTGGCGCCCAGTCCGAGGCCGACCACGCCGATGCTGATAACAAGGGCGAAAAATTCACGCCATGGTAGATTCTTCATGGCGCTGTTGGGAATAAGTGCATTGGAAGGTGATACGGTTTAACAGTAAGCCAATGATAGTCGAAATTGTGATAAATTGACTTAAACACCCTTTAGCAAGGTGGATATCCATGCGCCGTCCCATCGTCATTGTTCCAGCCTGCACCCGGCTGATTGGCGAACATCCCAATCACGCTGCGCAGCACAAGTATGTCAACGCCGTCGTTCTTGGCGCGCGCTGCATGCCCCTGGTATTGCCGGCCTTGGGCGAACTGGCCGACGTGGATGCGGTCCTTTCCGTGGCCGATGGCGTGATGCTGACCGGTTCCGCATCGAATGTGCATGCGGACCTGTACGGCCAGGCCATCCTCGACCCCGCGCTGCCGCTCGATGCTGCGCGCGACGCCACCACCTTGCCGCTGATCCGCGCCGCGCTGCAACGCGGCATTCCGATACTCGGCATTTGCCGCGGCTTCCAGGAAATGAATGTGGCGCTGGGCGGCACCCTGCATCAGGCGGTGCAGCAAGTGCCTGGCATGCTCGATCACCGCGACCGGCCCGAGGATGCGATGGAAGTACAGTACGGCCCCGCGCATGCTATCCGTTTGACCCGCGGCGGCATCCTGGCCGAAATTCTCGGCAACGCAGCCGAAATCCAGGTCAACTCCCTGCATGGACAGGGAATAGACAAACTGGCTCCCGGCCTTGCCGTGGAAGCCGTGGCACCCGATGGGCTGGTGGAAGCATATAGCGTTGCCAATGCGCGCAGCTTCGCGCTGGCGGTGCAATGGCATCCCGAGTGGCGCGCCACCGACAACCCCGATTCGATGAAAATCTTCCTTGCCTTCGGCAAGGCCTGCACCGCGTATCTCGAACAAAACGGCGTCCCTTAGCTGCTCCCGCATACGGACGCACGGCGGCGCGCGCCTCATTTGCACGCGCCAGTTAAAACCTTTGGGAGCAAAAAATGGCAATCCGCGAAAACTTTACTTACACCGATATGGACGAGTGGCTCAACGAAAAACGAGTCACTGAAATCGAATGCCTGGTGCCCGACCTGACCGGCGTGGCGCGCGGCAAGATTCTGCCGCGCGGTAAATTCACCCAGGAGCGCGGCATGCGCATTCCGGAAGCGGTGCTGGGCATGACCGTGACCGGCAACTATCCGGTGGACGATGCGGCATACGACCGCGCCATCTCGTCCACCGACCGCGACATGATTCTGCGCGCCGACCCCACCACCATCACCATGGTGCCGTGGGCCACCGACCCCACCGCGCAGGTGATCCACGACTGCTACTTCTCCGACGGCAAACTGGTGGACTTTGCGCCGCGTACCGTGCTGCGCCGCGTGCTGAAACTGTATGAGGACAAGGGATGGAGTCCCGTGGTGGCACCCGAGCTGGAGTTCTACCTGACCGACAAGAACTCCGATCCCGACCTGCCGCTGAAAGCGCCGATTGGCCGCAGCGGCCGCGCCGAGACTTCGCGCCAGGTTTACAGCATCGACGCCGTCAACGAATTCGACCCGCTGTTCGAGGACATTTACGACTACTGCGACCTGATGGGCCTCGACGTGGATACGCTCATCCACGAAATCGGCGCTGGCCAGATGGAGATCAACTTCCTGCACGGCGAGCCGCTGGGCCTGGGCGACAAGGTCTTCTTCTTCAAGCGCACCTTGCGCGAAGCGGCGCTCAAGCACAATATGTACGCCACCTTCATGGCCAAGCCCATGGCGGGCGAACCGGGATCGGCCATGCACGTGCACCAGAGCGTGATCGATGTGAAAACCGGCTGGAATATCTTCAGCAACCAGGATGGCTCGCCTTCGCCGCTGTTCAAGTACTATATCGGCGGGCTGCAGCGCTATATGCCCTCGGCCATGGCCATCGTCGCGCCCTACGTCAACTCCTACCGCCGCTTGGTGCGCCACACGGCCGCGCCCATCAATATCCAATGGGGCATGGACAACCGCACCGTGGGCTTCCGTATCCCCGAATCCAGCGTGCAGGATAGGCGCGTGGAAAACCGCATCATCGGCGCCGACGCCAACCCCTATCTGGCGCTGGCGGTTACGCTGGCCTGCGGCTACCTCGGCATGACCGAGCGCCTGGAACCGAGTCCCATCACCACCGGCAGCGCCTACGATATGAAATACGAACTGCCGCAAGGCCTGCCGGAGGCGCTGCAAGCCCTGCGCGCCGAAGACAAGCTGCGCACCGTGCTGGGCGAACGTTTCATCGACGTCTATGCCGCCATCAAGGATCTGGAGCACCAGGAGTTCATGACTGTCATCAGCCCGTGGGAACGCGAGCATCTGCTGCTGCACGTTTAAAAAAATGGAGGTGTGCCATGACCACCAATCCCGTCGTTCCGGAAATGCCGGATACCCTGGCCCTGCAGGCGCAGGACGCGGCCCATTATCTGCATCCCTTCACCGACCATAAGCAATTGCACAGCAGGGGTTCGCGCATGATCGTGCGCGGCGACGGGATTTATCTATGGGATTCGGAGGGCAAGAAGATCCTGGACGGCATGTCCGGCCTGTGGTGCGTGAACGTGGGTTATGGCCGCAGCAGCATCGCGCAGGCGGTGCACAGGCAGATGGACGTGCTGCCTTTCTATAACAGCTTCTTCAACACCTCCAATGTGCCGGCGGTGCAGCTGGCGGCCAAACTGGCCGAGCTGGCGCCGCCCGGCTTCCAGCATGTGTTCTACACCGGCTCGGGTTCCGAGGCCAACGACACCAATGTGCGCATGGTGCGGCGCTACTGGGATCTGATGGGCTATCCCGACCGTCACGTCATCATCAGCCGCCGCAACGCTTATCACGGCAGCACCATGGCCGGTGCCTCCCTGGGCGGCATGAGCGGCATGCACGAGCAGGGCGGCTTGCCGATTCCCGGCATCGTCCACATCGGCCAGCCCAATTACTTCGACGACGGCGTCGGCATGACGCCCGAGGACTTCGGCCTGCGCGCTGCCGGCTGGCTGGAAAAGAAAATCCTCGAAATCGGTGCGGACAAGGTGGGCGCCTTCATCGGCGAACCGATCCAGGGCGCGGGCGGGGTGGTCATCCCGCCCGACACCTACTGGCCTGAAATCCGCCGCATCTGCCGCAAGTACGACGTGCTGCTGATTGCGGACGAAGTGATTACTGGCTTCGGCCGTCTGGGCCGCTGGTTCGGTTCCGAACTGTTCGGCATCGAGCCGGACCTGATCACCTTCGCCAAAGGCGTGACCTCCGGCTATGTGCCGCTGGGCGGGGTGCTGGTGAGCGATCGCATCGCCAAGGTCGTGATGGACGGCGGTGAATTCACCCATGGCTTCACCTATTCCGGCCACCCGGTGGCCTGCGCGGCGGCGCTGGAAAACATCCGCATCATCGAGGAGGAAAAGCTGGTGCAGCGCGTGGCCGAGGATACCGGCCCCTATCTGCGCCAGCGCTTTGCCAGCCTGGCCGCCCATCCCCTGGTCGGCGTGGCCGAGACTTGC
This region includes:
- a CDS encoding MFS transporter, producing the protein MASKASSIDLFTFHTPQMRAFHLTWMAFFICFFAWFACAPLMPVIKGEFGLTPAQIANINIAAVAITIVVRLLVGPLCDRYGPRKTYTGLLLLGSIPVLGVAAAQTYEGFLFFRLLIGAVGASFVITQYHTSVMFAPRIVGTANAAAAGWGNAGGGVAQALMPLLMAALVMLGVNETMGWRAALIVPGLLMLLMAFVYYRFTQDCPEGNYAELRAAGVELESGKKGGWASFRLAASNYRVWLLFVTYGACFGVEIFIHNIAAVYYVDHFKLSLKEAGMAAGSFGLLALFARALGGWLSDKAALRGSLNSRVTLLFVMMIGEGAGLLWFSHAESVAFAVIAMLIFGLFTHMACGATYALVPFVDKRALGGVAGIIGAGGNVGAVAAGFLMKGLGDTQQTLSILGLLVAASALCAIAARFGAAAEEPVIAKAAA
- the nirB gene encoding nitrite reductase large subunit NirB, with the protein product MKIVVIGHGMVGHKFLECLAESGVQQLDVTVLCEEPRPAYDRVHLSEFFAGKSAEDLSLVKPGFFERKDMVLKLNARAVAVDREARTVTTNGGETLAYDKLVFATGSFPFVPPLPGKERRDCFVYRTIEDLEAMLECGQRSRSGVVIGGGLLGLECAKALRDMRLETHVVEFAPRLMAVQVDDGGGRILRSRIEELGVTVHTGKNTLEIVDGENGTHRMNFADGSHLDTDMIVFSAGIRPRDYLARACGLEIGARGGIAIDDACLTSDPDVYAIGECAQWSGQVFGLVAPGYDMARVAARHIAGQQAVFSGADMSTKLKLMGVDVASIGDPHGKHEGCRSYQFTDERRQVYKKIVVSDCGKYLLGGVLVGDAGEYGSLLQMMLNKIELPEAPEFLILPQSDGKAKPGLGVEALPAAAQICSCNDVSKGALCEAVAGGATSIGALKKCTGAGTSCGGCVPLVTQIMKAEMKKLGMDVNNHVCEHFAYSRQELFHLIRVGQIKTFDALLAQHGKGLGCDICKPLAASILATCWNDFVLKKEHASLQDSNDYFLGNIQKDGTYSVVPRMPGGEVTADGLIAVGMVAKKYGLYTKITGGQRVDLFGARVEQLPSIWEELIAAGFETGHAYGKSLRTVKSCVGSTWCRYGVDDSVGLAIELENRYKGLRTPHKIKFGVSGCTRECAEAQGKDVGIIATEKGWNLYVCGNGGMKPRHAELFAADLDKATLVRYIDRFLMFYSRTADRLQRTSTWRENLEGGLDYLKSVVIGDKLGIAAEMEADMQRVVDTYACEWKEAVTNPETRQRFRHFVNSEEKDNNVVFMEERGQIRPATIEERKRIPIMKQA
- the nirD gene encoding nitrite reductase small subunit NirD, encoding MHRDTQPGTWTAVCAVEDIVPNTGVCALLQGEQVAVFRLNASGEQRVFAIGNYDPNSEASVLSRGLIGNMGERIVVASPIYKHHFDLQTGECVEAPQYSVPTYPARIDGGKVWVGA
- a CDS encoding NAD(P)/FAD-dependent oxidoreductase; this translates as MKPALVVVGNGMAGMRTVEELLKFDPQHYDITVFGAEPHGNYNRILLSPVLAGEKTVDDIMLNTREWYEHHGITLHAGDPVERIDRKRRVVRARSGREVHYDRLLLATGSRPFIIPVPGHQLPGVIAFRDIQDVETMLEAARSHRHAVVIGGGLLGLEAANGLQRQGMDVTVVHVTDALMNQQLDKPAAQLLQKALEGKGLRFMLEAQTSEIVGEDRVRAVRFKDGSEISADLVVMAAGVRPNIALAQQCGLHCERAIVVDDTLQTYDPRVYAVGECVQHRSATFGLVAPIWEQARVCAAHLAGAGHRRYVQQACATRLKVTGVDLYSVGDFIGGEDSEDLVLRDARRGVYKRLVLRGNRIAGAVLYGDVQDGPWYFDLIQKRTDISSMRSHLLFGQALCAQAA